Proteins from a genomic interval of Quercus robur chromosome 9, dhQueRobu3.1, whole genome shotgun sequence:
- the LOC126698518 gene encoding tripeptidyl-peptidase 2-like isoform X1, translated as MQIREKREKKKQQDFIDMVQSKVVPLQYTSSLLGQGEASSLVSSKDLEITCDQSQPESGVQPDHLFEENFKELKKWVDLKSSKHGILLVLRERRSGRLGTALKALNDIIQDDGEPPKKKLYELKLSLLDEIGWSHLATYERQWMHVRFPASLPLF; from the exons atgcaaataagagaaaaaagagagaagaagaagcagcaaGATTTCATTGATATGGTTCAATCAAAAGTTGTGCCGCTACAGTACACTTCTAGTTTACTGG GGCAAGGAGAGGCATCGTCCTTGGTTTCATCTAAAGATTTGGAGATTACTTGTGATCAATCTCAACCAGAGTCTGGTGTCCAGCCAGATCATCTGTTTGAAGAGAACTTCAAAGAATTAAAGAAATGGGTTGATTTGAAGTCGTCTAAACATGGCATCCTCCTAGTGCTACGTGAGAGACGTAGTGGAAGGCTTGGAACAGCATTGAAG GCATTGAATGACATAATTCAAGATGATGGGGAACCTCCAAAGAAGAAGCTCTATGAACTAAAGCTCTCTTTGCTTGATGAGATTGGATGGAGTCATTTGGCAACATATGAGAGACAATGGATGCACGTGCGATTTCCAGCCAGCTTGCCACTTTTCTAA
- the LOC126698510 gene encoding cytokinin hydroxylase-like isoform X1: MGLLELATGFNIAVLLVFFLFLVTLRVLFSCWISPTLKYWKIRRNGFGGPTPSFPFGNIKDIVKMSSDSSLQSSNSPHDIHSNVFPYFAQWQKSHGKTFIYWLGTEPFLYIAEPEFLKKMSRSVMAKSWGKPTVFKNDRDSMFGNGLVMVEGDEWVRQRHVITPAFNPINLKVMASLMVESATNMLDNWTTFIDLGKPEIDAEREIIKTAGEIIAKTSFGVSYKTGQNVLEKLRALQVTLFKSNRFVGVPFSKFFFPKKTLEAKRLGKEIDQLFLSIINDRKNSIKGKTPQDLLSILLQGSPVDSRLGKTLSQQDLVDECKTFFFGGHETTALAITWTLLLLAMNPEWQDQLRDEIREIVKDGEIDVNTLAGLKKMGWVLNEVLRLYPSSPNIQRQAREDIRVDDLTIPNGTNMWIDVVAMHHDPELWGEDVNEFKPERFKGDMYGGCKHKMGYLPFGFGGRMCVGRNLTFMEYKIVLTLILSRFSFTLSPTYTHSPTILLSLRPKYGLPLKFQPL, from the exons atgggGTTGCTTGAGCTGGCTACAGGTTTTAACATAGCCGTGTTGCTggtcttttttctcttcctgGTCACCTTAAGAGTGTTATTTTCTTGCTGGATTTCACCAACTCTTAAGTATTGGAAAATTCGGAGAAATGGGTTTGGAGGTCCAACTCCAAGTTTTCCTTTTGGTAACATTAAGGATATCGTTAAGATGTCCAGTGATTCTTCGTTGCAGTCTTCGAATTCTCCACATGATATACACTCAAATGTTTTTCCCTACTTTGCACAATGGCAAAAGAGTCATG GAAAAACGTTCATATACTGGCTGGGCACAGAGccatttttatatatagcaGAGCCTGAGTTCCTAAAGAAAATGTCTAGATCAGTCATGGCAAAGAGTTGGGGAAAGCCAACTGTGTTCAAAAATGATAGAGACTCTATGTTTGGCAATGGTTTGGTGATGGTTGAAGGAGATGAGTGGGTTCGTCAGCGACATGTCATTACTCCTGCATTCAATCCAATCAACCTGAag GTTATGGCAAGCTTAATGGTGGAGTCAGCCACTAATATGCTAGATAATTGGACTACCTTCATTGATTTAGGGAAACCAGAGATTGATGCAGAGAGAGAAATTATAAAAACAGCTGGAGAGATCATTGCTAAGACAAGCTTTGGTGTAAGTTACAAAACTGGCCAGAATGTGTTAGAAAAACTAAGAGCCCTGCAAGTGACTCTCTTCAAATCTAACCGTTTTGTGGGGGTCCCTTTTAGCAAATTCTTTTTCCCTAAGAAAACCCTAGAGGCCAAAAGACTTGGCAAGGAAATCGACCAACTGTTTTTATCAATCATAAATGATCGAAAAAATTCGATTAAAGGGAAAACTCCACAAGACTTGCTAAGCATATTGCTTCAAGGGAGTCCTGTTGATAGTCGATTAGGAAAGACATTATCACAGCAGGACTTAGTGGATGAGTGCAAGACTTTCTTCTTTGGAGGCCATGAGACAACAGCATTGGCAATCACGTGGACATTGTTACTTTTGGCCATGAATCCAGAGTGGCAAGACCAGTTGAGAGATGAGATCAGAGAAATTGTTAAAGATGGAGAGATTGATGTTAATACGCTTGCTGGACTAAAGAAg ATGGGATGGGTGTTAAATGAGGTTCTTCGGCTTTACCCATCATCACCAAACATACAAAGGCAAGCAAGAGAAGACATTCGAGTGGATGACTTAACAATTCCTAATGGAACCAACATGTGGATTGACGTGGTGGCCATGCACCATGACCCGGAACTGTGGGGTGAGGATGTGAATGAGTTCAAGCCAGAGAGGTTCAAGGGTGACATGTATGGAGGGTGCAAGCACAAGATGGGGTACCTGCCTTTTGGGTTTGGAGGAAGAATGTGTGTTGGTAGGAACTTGACGTTTATGGAGTATAAGATTGTCCTTACCCTAATTCTCTCTAGGTTTTCTTTTACCCTCTCCCCAACTTACACTCATTCTCCTACTATTTTGCTCTCTCTAAGGCCTAAGTATGGACTGCCTCTCAAATTTCAACCCCTTTAG